The genomic region ACCGGGAACGTTCCCTCCGGGACACCCCATGCCATTGGTCGATGATCCCCCATGGGGTTTTCCGTCCAGGGGATTCCGTTCATCCGGGCAGCGGTAGAGGGAATCCACCGCGCCGACCAGGGAGTTCGATGTCTTGGACGGAAAAGAATGCGTGGACGCCGTACTCGCGTCGACAATATGCGGCCAGCGAATGTCACAACCGTGGAGTACGCTCGGTCCACGACCGCTCCAGGAGATCTCCCCCAGATGAAACTTCGCCCCATGGCCACCCAGGTCGACGTCTCCGGTTCGACCATTCTCCGTGACCGCCCCCTGGACGAAATCCTCGATTTCTGCCGGGACGGCTCCGAACAGCCGGGAAACCTCATCGTCCACGGCCCCTCCGGGAGCGGCAAGACCACGCTGCTCACCCAGTCCCACGAGATCATGCGGCTGATCACCCCGACGGCGTTCGTCAACTGCAACGACTACCGCCCGGAGACCGTGCCGGATCTCTTCCGCGATATTCGGGACCAGTTGAGCGCCAGGATTCCAGGCCTGCCGCGTTGCCACTTTCCGCGGCTGGACCTGGTGCTCACCGCGTTGCGGGACGATCTCACCCCCGTCAGCGACTACACCAGGTTCTGGCCCGAACTGGTCAAACACTGGAGGCGGCAGGCGCGTTCCGACCGCGGAGTCCGGCGCGAGCGCCGCGGCGGAACCGCCACGTCCGTCAGTCTCGTGGTGGAGGTGAACCTGCTCTTCCTCAAGTTCCAGATCGGCGCCGTCCGTCCGGTCGGGCCCGCGCTCGCTCTGCCGCGCAGGAAGATCGACACCGCCGTGGAGCAGTGGTTCAAGGCCCGGTCCTGGGGCTCGCTCATCAACCCCTATCCGGAACACGTCGGGACCGAGGAGGCGGAGCGGGACCGCGAGACCGAGTGGCGGATCCAGACCAGTCACAACGAGTGGCTCGTCCACGCCTTCCTCGCCGACCTGCGCGACCAGGCCGGCGACGCCGACCAGTACCGGCGCGTGGTCCTCCTGGACGACGTCGACGCTCTGAAGCAGCCCGCGAGCCGGGGCGGCGGGCTGCTCGCGCTGTTCCGGTCCGTCCAGTCCTCGCCCGCCCACCAGGGTGTGGGCCGGACCCCGCTGCTGCTGGTGAGCAGCACTCCCGAGAAGCCGCACATGACCAGGACGAAGGCGATCCCGGCCCCGGACTTCAGCCCCGCCGAGGTACGCGAACTGGCGGACCGCACACCGCGCCGCATCGACGACTACTTCCCCGAACTCATCTACGGACTCACCGGGGGGTACGTGGCCGCCACCAGCTATCTCCTCCAGGACCCGGCGATCGACGGGCTGCGCGCCTACAACGGGCTCCAGCACCTGCTCCGGCAGAAGCGCGGCGGCGCCGAGGACGCCCCGACGCTGAAGGAGCACCTCGGCGACACCCTCATCAAGGCCCTGCTGAAGCACTCCGAACTCGACCTCGCGAGCCGGACGCTCGAAGCGCTGACGATCTGCTCGCTCGCCAAGGACCTCCAGGACGTCGACTACCTCATCCGGACCTACGGCCTCGGCGAGGACCTCACCGGGCTCGACGACCACCGCTGGCTGGCGTGGAACGAGAACTCCGGCGCGGCACGCTCGGCCCGGACACTGATGATGCGGTTGCTCCTGCGCCGCTGGCAGAAGGAACCGACCTGGGTGCGCTGCGACCGCGACGAGGCGTTCCGCCGACTCGCGAAGCGGTCCGACGAGGGCGCGAGCGGTCACACCCCGAACTGGTACTACTACACGCTCGGGGCGGGCGACCTCATGGCGGTGTGCCGGGAACTCGACGCACTGCTCGACCTGCCGGGTCGCGAGTCCGGGGTGCTCGAACTCATCCGCCATACCACCTCGGTACCGCAGCCGCCGATCGACGACCCCGGCGCGGACGGTTTCACTCCGCTGCAGCGCTACGGCTTCCTCGTCCGGAACCGGGGGCCTCGTCGGTCGAACGGAGCCCCACTGGGCCACCGGTTGTCGCGGATCCTGCGCATCGTCGCCGGCAAGTGGGTCATCGAGGACCCGTTCGAGAGCATGTACACCAGGGACGTGCACCTGCGCGTCAGGACGGCCTTCCACGAACTGGGAGCCGTCTGCGAGGACTCCCGCCCGTTCCAGTCCGAGGCCGAGTACCACGAGAACATCTCGCTGGAGCGCCCGGTGAACCCGCTCGACGCCGAAATGGACTTTTGAGAAGGAGCATGCATGGAACAGGGCCGATCCTCCATCGGCGACCTCGAGTTCCCGCTCACCCGATCCGAACTCGTGCGCAGGATCGGTTCACCGCTCCAACGGCGGCGGTTCCGGCGAGCCCGGGCGGCCGCGGTCCTGTCGACGGCCGTGGCGGTCGTCACCGCCCTGGTCGGGGGCTTGTTCGGCTGGCCGCACCTGGTCTGCGGGACGGGTCTGCAGCAGATCCGGGGCGAATGCGTCGGCGTCAGCGACGGTTCCTCGTCCTTCGACCCGGGGCTCGCGTGGATCTCCGACCGGATCCACACCATGAACACCGAGGTGGAGGAGCTCGCCGCTTCCCGGGACGACGTCCAGGCCTTCCGGATCGTGATGATGGCGTCGTTCTCGCTCGGCGGGGACGCGGACCTGAGCGAGGAACAGATCGTCCGCGCCGTCGAGGGGACCTATGTCGCGCTCATGCGACAGAACGGGTTCGCGGAGACCGGTTCCGGCGTCGAGGCGGTCGCCGAGGAGAGTCGGATCTTCCAGCTCTACCTGGCCAACGAAGGCAGCGTGCAGCAGGGCTCCGACACGATCGTCCACACGCTCGCGTCGATGGTCGACGACGACATCCCCCTGTCCGTGGTCATCGGTCAGTCCTCGACCACCACCGCGACCGAGGACGTCGCCCGGGAACTGTCCGAACTCAGGATTCCCATGGTCGCCGGTTCCTCGACCTCCACCACGATCAACAACGTGCGCTCGCCCGGGCTCATCCGATCGGCTCCCAACAACGAGGACTTCGCGGCGGCGCTGCGCGACCACCTCGACCGTCGAGCCGAGTCGGACCGGGAACCGGTGAGGGGCCTGCTGCTCTCCGACGAGAACGAGGACGACACCTTCTCGCTGGATCTGGCCGAACAGTTCCGCCGATATCTCGACCCCTATCTCGTGCAGAACTCGCTGACGTTCCGCGGCAGCGCCGGCTCGGGGAACACGACCGTCTACTTCGATCACATAGCCAACGAGATCTGCGCGGATCCGGGGACCAACGCGGTGTTCTTCGCCGGACGGTACTCCGATCTGGCGACCTTCCTCCGATCGTTGGAACTGCGCGGTTGCAGGGCCGCGTCCGACGACCCGATCACGGTGTACTCCATCGAGCTCGGGCTGCTCCCGGACATGATCAGGTCCTATTCCGGTACGGAGTGCGAGCCCGCCGACGACGACTCGGGCCCGGAGCACTACCGCCTCGTCCAGGCGAGTGCCTTCGATCCCTCGTGGCTGGAGGAGGAGGCCTGGCGCCCGGCGGGATTCCACGACTACGAAGTGGCCATCACCGGTACGGTGCACGCCGAGACGGCGAGCACGTCCGCTCCGGAGGACTTCTACAGCGGCTACAGCCTGATCTACTACGACGCGGCCACGATCGCGGCCCGCGCGACGCTGCTGGGCTACGAGGCCAGTGACGAGAGCACACTGGCCGCGAGCGTCCGCAACCACCTGTTCCGGGTCACCCGCGAACCCACCGGCAGCGGACGTCTGGACTATCTGGAGGAGTTGGAGGGCCGGGTGGCGGGCCGACTCGTCCCGATTCTGAGTTCCGACTGCTCAGTGGACGCGCTGGGCGCGGACACGTTCCGGACACCCGACGTCCCCTACGACGAGCTGTATCCGGACATGGCCGACTGATCGACCGCTGCCTGAGCGGCGGCACCACCGCTCAGGCAGCGGAGCGCTCGTCGTCCGGGAGGACGGCGTCCACCGCCCGTGGGGACAGGCCACGGCCACGCGGGCCAGAGAGAATCGTTCACACGCCGTGACCGAATAACCTGAGGCGAGGACGCACGCGTGCATGCATGCCACGCGGAAACCCGGAGCACTCCGCCATGAAGTACATCGTCTCGATCGAGATCGCCGTGCCGCGCGAGAAGGTGGTGGAGCTGCTCGCCGACCCGGCGCACATGCCGAAATGGCTGCGGGGTCTGGTCCTGCACGAGCCGCTGAGCGGGGTGCACGGCCACGTCGGGACCACATCGCGGGTCGTGTTCCAGTCGGGGAAGCAGAGGATGGAGGGCACCGAGACCATCACGCGCCGGGAACCGGCGGACCTGCGCGAGATCCCGAAAGGACAGGCCGTTCACTTCGAGCGCGAGATCGTCGCCGAGGGCATGTGGAGCGCGGTGCGCGACCGGCTGACCGAGGCCGGTCCGCGGACGACACTCTGGGTGAGCGAGAACGAATACCGGTTCAGCGGTGTGATGATGCGGTTGGTGGCGTTCCTGATGCCCGGTGCCGTCCGCAAGCAGTCTCTACAGCACATGCAGGACTTCAAAGCCTTCGCGGAGCAGGGAAAGGACGTCCGCGAAGCGGAGGGCTGATCCACGACCGGTGTTCGTCCCCGCCAAGCCGCTGTCGTCCGAGCCGTCACCGCCCTCGAACTCGCCGATGGGTGGAGAAGCGGCTCCGTACGACGAGGCGGTCGCCTCACCCGTGAGTGACGGGGGCGCTCTTTCCTCCGCGCTGCCCGAACGTCACCGTGTACCGCTCGGAAGCCGCGGCCGAGGACGACACTGCGCGGCGGGACGCCGGGAAAGCGTGGTCACTGTCCTCCAGCACGTCGACCAACCGCAAGCCGGTTCAGACCCTGGGCGACACCGGCAGGGCACCGAACGCGCCCGCGTCCAACAGCAGTTCGCCAACCTCTCCCGAGGGGGCGGCGAAGGCCAGTTCGCCGAAGGTCCTGGGAGTGTTGTCCCTCAAGCGCGGCCACGCGACCGACCAGAGCGGCTCCGACTCCCCCTCGGTCTCGCCCACCCGTCGTTCGGGCACGACGTCACCGGTGGCCGGATCCGTCAGCACGAACCCCTCGGGGAAGAGGTCGGGCCGGCGCTCCGGTGACGGCACGTCCTCGCCCTCCACCTCCAGCCGGTACGTGAAGGTGAGGACGCCGTCCTCCACCACGTAGCTGCCGACGGACATGCGCCAGGTCCGACCGCCCTCCTCGGAGCGCACCCAGCCCACCTCGTCGGTCTCGGCCGCGGCCGGGACCGGATCCACCGGGTCGGGCGTGTTCGGGGCGAAGGCCTCCGTGTACCCGGGCACTTCGTCCCCCGGGGCGGGGGCGGTGAAGTGGAGCGGAACCGTCTCCGGCGCCTCCTCGTCCTCGGTGCCGGGCTCCAGCGGCGCGGAGAACAGGACGATCTCGTAGCGTGTGCGCGGCTCCCACACCTGGTCGTCCCCCGTGACCGTGCCCAGGGCGGGCTGGTTCTCGTACAGGCGCCCGGTCGCAGGATCCCAGACTCTGAACCCGTCACCCGGGCCGGCGCCGCCCAGGAAGTAGGCGGGATCGAAGGCCGCCGCCTGCGCATCGGAGTTGGAGAAGTGCAGAACGGTGCGCGTGTAGCCGTCCACGGCCGCCACCTCGACGACTTCCAGGCGGGCCTGCACGGTGTCGCCGTCCGGGCCCAACGTGCCGTAGGCGACATCGAGCCCGGCGTCGGGGTTCACGCACGAACAGTCCGCGTTCTCTCGAAGCAGCTGGATCGTTATCGCCCCACCGAGCACCAGTGCCGCCACCACGGCGCCCCCCGCCGCCACCCACGGGCGCCGCTTGCGCACCCCTCGGACCGTCTCCGCCACCGCGCGTCCCTTCCGTGTTCCGTCTCCCGTGTCCGATGCCTGGTTCGGGCCACGGGTTCCGGACGTCCGGTGCGCTGGGAGACGTGTGGAAGCGCCGACCCATGCCGGGGCACGATCCATCCCCGCGTGCGCGGGGAGCAGCTGCCGGTCAAGCTGGGCCTGGACGGCAAGCGGTGCCCAGGTGCACGCGTCGATCACGGCTGCCCTGCCGCACCGCGCCAGGGCATCACGTCCGTGATCCGAGAGGGAGTCCCGGTCGTTGGGGGTGCCCACGGTGACTCCCAGACCGCGCAGCCGCCCCGCGCCGACCGATGCGCCCTCCCGAGAATCCCCATGCTCCCGGTCGGTGCCCGTCCGGGCCTCCCCCACGGGACCGGCGACACCATTCCCACTCCGCTCTCACCCTGTACACGGGAAACACCAAGACTCCCTCCCTACCTTCGTTCTCATGACGAACAGCACTGACCAGGACAGCGTGAGCGTCCGACACCGACCGTCACGCACAAGACCCGTGTGGATCGCGACGGCCCTGCTGCTGGTGGCCCTCATGTTCACCGGATGCGCCACCGCGGGCACCACCGCGTCGGGGGCGTCCGCCTCCGCCTCGTCGACGTCGGAGGCCGCGGACGCGGGGACGGAGACGGCGGCCTCCGCCACGACCAGCGAGGAGACGATCACCGCCACCGCCGCCGCGGCCGAGGAGTTCATGGCCGCGCTGTCGGACGAGCAGCGTGAACAGCTGCTCCACGCCTACGACGACGAGTCCAAGACCACGTCGTGGTCGAACTTCCCCGTCACCTTCGTCGAGCGGGCCGGACTGAACCTCGACGACCTGGACGACGAGCAGCGGGCCGCGGCGATGAAGGTCCTCGAAGCGCTGTTGAGCGAGGAGGGCTACGAGACCGCCACCGGGATCATGGGCGGCGACGAGTTCCTCCTCGAGAACAGCTCCAGCACCGAGGACTCGCTGGGCCAGTACTACATCGCCTTCTTCGGTGACCCGTCCGACTCCGGCGCGTGGCAGGTCCAGTTCGGCGGCCACCACCTCGGCCTGAACGCCACACTGGACGGCGGCGACGACTCGATCACGTTCGCGCCCACGCACCTGGGCCTCCAGCCCGCCGTCTACACCGACGAGGAGGGCAACGAGGTCGAACCGCTCTCGGGCATGTACGAGTCGGCCTTCGCCTTCTACGACAGCCTGACCGACGAGCAGCAGGCCGAGCTGTACCAGGGGTCGGAGGTCGCGAACCTCACCTGCGCGCCCGGCGGCACCTGCGACTACCCGACGGGGACGGGGCTGGCCGGAGCGGACCTGACCGACGAGCAGAAGCAGCTGCTGCTCGACGTGATCGCGAACTGGGTGGGCCTGGCGGACGAGGAGACCACGGCCGAGGCCCTGGCCGAGATCGAGGCGACGCTCGACGAGACCTACGTGAACTGGTCGGGGGCGACCGAGTACGACATGTCGCAGGGCGACGGCATCTACTTCCAGATCTCCGGGCCGAACGCCTACGTCGAGTTCTCCAACCAGCAGGGTTCGGCGGGCGCCGACGTGGACGGGTACACCACGTCGGGGTGGGGGCACATCCACACCATCTACCGCGACCCGACCAACGACTACGCCGGCAGCGTCACGCAGCAGGAGGCGTCCGGCATCGGCGGCGGTCCCGGCGCGGGCGGGGCTCCCTCCGACGCCACGGGAGGCAACCCGCCCGGGGAGGGCTGACCCCGCGGTCGGGCCGCATCCCTGAGGAACGTGCCCGTCGACCGGAACGCACCGCGGTGCGCGACGGCCGGCGGGCACGTCACCGTCGCCCCGCGCCAGTGCCCCTGGATCAATCCGTCCACAGCCAGGACCCCTCCTGCGGAGCCACCCGACCGCCCCGCGCCAGGTGGACGGCCCCGACACGGGCGGCGGCGGATCCGGGTCAGGGCCTGGCGGCCAGCGCCTCGACCTCGAACAGCACGTCGGGCGCGGCCAGGCACGCGACGCCGACGAGGGTCTGCACCGGCGGGTTCGTGCCCCAGACCTCCCGTACGGCCCCGGCGATCGGCCCGAGCTTGCTGACGTCGTGGTCGACCACGTACGTCCTGAGCTGGACCACGTGGTTGAGGTCGAGCCCGTGGGCGGCCAGGGCGACGCCGATGTTGTGGAACGTCCGCTTCACCTGCTCGGCGAAGTCGGCCGAGACGACGGCGCCATCCGGACCGGATCCGTACTGCCCTGCGACGAACACCAGGTCCGTGCCCGCGGGGACCGTGGCGGTGTGGCTGTAGCCGAACGGAACCGGGTCGTGCAGACCGTCCGGGTTGAGCGTGGCGTGTGCCATGGGATCTCCTCTCGATGGTGACGGCACGAGCCTCGCAACAAAACACGACATCCTGTGTCATGTATCGCGCTAGGGTTCTCGTATGCGCGCCGATCGGTTGGTCTCACTGGTGCTGCTGCTGCGCAGGCACGGCCGGATGTCCGCGACCGCGCTGGCCCGCGAGCTGGAGGTGTCCACGCGCACCGTGCTGCGCGATATCGACGCCCTGTCCGCGGCGGGCGTCCCGGTCTACGCCGAACGCGGCCGGCACGGCGGGTTCGCGCTCCTACCCGGCTTCCGGACCGAGCTCACCGGGCTGAACCACGACGAGGCGCTCGCCCTGCTGGTCGCCGGTTCGCGACGCGGGGCGCAGGCGTTCGGCCTCGGCTCGGCACTCGCCTCGGCGATGCGCAAGGTGGTCGACGCGCTGCCCGAGGGCGATCGGACCACCGCGGCCGAGGCGGCCCAGCGCCTGCTCATCGACCCCGAGACCGACCTCCTCTCGCGCCGGCAGATCGAGGACGAGGTGCCCGACACCGTCGTGGCCGAGATCCGGCGTGCGGTGTTCGCCGGGCACCGGCTGCGCGTCCACTACGCGGCCGTGGGCCAGGACCCGACGTGGCGCACGGTGGACCCGATCG from Nocardiopsis aegyptia harbors:
- a CDS encoding ATP-binding protein — protein: MKLRPMATQVDVSGSTILRDRPLDEILDFCRDGSEQPGNLIVHGPSGSGKTTLLTQSHEIMRLITPTAFVNCNDYRPETVPDLFRDIRDQLSARIPGLPRCHFPRLDLVLTALRDDLTPVSDYTRFWPELVKHWRRQARSDRGVRRERRGGTATSVSLVVEVNLLFLKFQIGAVRPVGPALALPRRKIDTAVEQWFKARSWGSLINPYPEHVGTEEAERDRETEWRIQTSHNEWLVHAFLADLRDQAGDADQYRRVVLLDDVDALKQPASRGGGLLALFRSVQSSPAHQGVGRTPLLLVSSTPEKPHMTRTKAIPAPDFSPAEVRELADRTPRRIDDYFPELIYGLTGGYVAATSYLLQDPAIDGLRAYNGLQHLLRQKRGGAEDAPTLKEHLGDTLIKALLKHSELDLASRTLEALTICSLAKDLQDVDYLIRTYGLGEDLTGLDDHRWLAWNENSGAARSARTLMMRLLLRRWQKEPTWVRCDRDEAFRRLAKRSDEGASGHTPNWYYYTLGAGDLMAVCRELDALLDLPGRESGVLELIRHTTSVPQPPIDDPGADGFTPLQRYGFLVRNRGPRRSNGAPLGHRLSRILRIVAGKWVIEDPFESMYTRDVHLRVRTAFHELGAVCEDSRPFQSEAEYHENISLERPVNPLDAEMDF
- a CDS encoding SRPBCC family protein; translation: MKYIVSIEIAVPREKVVELLADPAHMPKWLRGLVLHEPLSGVHGHVGTTSRVVFQSGKQRMEGTETITRREPADLREIPKGQAVHFEREIVAEGMWSAVRDRLTEAGPRTTLWVSENEYRFSGVMMRLVAFLMPGAVRKQSLQHMQDFKAFAEQGKDVREAEG
- a CDS encoding DUF3500 domain-containing protein gives rise to the protein MTNSTDQDSVSVRHRPSRTRPVWIATALLLVALMFTGCATAGTTASGASASASSTSEAADAGTETAASATTSEETITATAAAAEEFMAALSDEQREQLLHAYDDESKTTSWSNFPVTFVERAGLNLDDLDDEQRAAAMKVLEALLSEEGYETATGIMGGDEFLLENSSSTEDSLGQYYIAFFGDPSDSGAWQVQFGGHHLGLNATLDGGDDSITFAPTHLGLQPAVYTDEEGNEVEPLSGMYESAFAFYDSLTDEQQAELYQGSEVANLTCAPGGTCDYPTGTGLAGADLTDEQKQLLLDVIANWVGLADEETTAEALAEIEATLDETYVNWSGATEYDMSQGDGIYFQISGPNAYVEFSNQQGSAGADVDGYTTSGWGHIHTIYRDPTNDYAGSVTQQEASGIGGGPGAGGAPSDATGGNPPGEG
- a CDS encoding ABC transporter substrate-binding protein, with translation MEQGRSSIGDLEFPLTRSELVRRIGSPLQRRRFRRARAAAVLSTAVAVVTALVGGLFGWPHLVCGTGLQQIRGECVGVSDGSSSFDPGLAWISDRIHTMNTEVEELAASRDDVQAFRIVMMASFSLGGDADLSEEQIVRAVEGTYVALMRQNGFAETGSGVEAVAEESRIFQLYLANEGSVQQGSDTIVHTLASMVDDDIPLSVVIGQSSTTTATEDVARELSELRIPMVAGSSTSTTINNVRSPGLIRSAPNNEDFAAALRDHLDRRAESDREPVRGLLLSDENEDDTFSLDLAEQFRRYLDPYLVQNSLTFRGSAGSGNTTVYFDHIANEICADPGTNAVFFAGRYSDLATFLRSLELRGCRAASDDPITVYSIELGLLPDMIRSYSGTECEPADDDSGPEHYRLVQASAFDPSWLEEEAWRPAGFHDYEVAITGTVHAETASTSAPEDFYSGYSLIYYDAATIAARATLLGYEASDESTLAASVRNHLFRVTREPTGSGRLDYLEELEGRVAGRLVPILSSDCSVDALGADTFRTPDVPYDELYPDMAD
- a CDS encoding helix-turn-helix transcriptional regulator; this translates as MRADRLVSLVLLLRRHGRMSATALARELEVSTRTVLRDIDALSAAGVPVYAERGRHGGFALLPGFRTELTGLNHDEALALLVAGSRRGAQAFGLGSALASAMRKVVDALPEGDRTTAAEAAQRLLIDPETDLLSRRQIEDEVPDTVVAEIRRAVFAGHRLRVHYAAVGQDPTWRTVDPIGLVTVRGQGYLLATRSGADRTYRLSRVLAAEELDEPAQRPERVDLDRAWQERGTRFRSGGDQVTVRLLVDPARREELVDTALAVGAEEPATDGRLRLEATFQDARHAEWALWRLATDAEALAPRWLRTSLRDRAAAVTAHYAG
- a CDS encoding RidA family protein, producing MAHATLNPDGLHDPVPFGYSHTATVPAGTDLVFVAGQYGSGPDGAVVSADFAEQVKRTFHNIGVALAAHGLDLNHVVQLRTYVVDHDVSKLGPIAGAVREVWGTNPPVQTLVGVACLAAPDVLFEVEALAARP